A DNA window from Corynebacterium ciconiae DSM 44920 contains the following coding sequences:
- the rpsJ gene encoding 30S ribosomal protein S10: MAGQKIRIRLKAYDHEAIDASARKIVETVTRTGARVVGPVPLPTEKNVYAVIRSPHKYKDSREHFEMRTHKRLIDILDPTPKTVDALMRIDLPASVDVNIQ; the protein is encoded by the coding sequence GTGGCGGGACAAAAAATCCGCATTCGACTCAAGGCCTATGACCATGAGGCGATCGATGCGTCTGCACGCAAGATCGTGGAGACGGTCACCCGCACAGGCGCCCGTGTTGTCGGCCCTGTGCCACTGCCCACTGAAAAGAACGTGTACGCCGTTATTCGTTCTCCCCACAAGTACAAGGACTCTCGCGAGCACTTCGAGATGCGCACGCACAAGCGCCTGATCGATATCCTCGACCCGACGCCGAAGACGGTTGATGCCCTCATGCGCATCGATCTGCCGGCCAGCGTCGACGTGAACATTCAGTGA
- the rplC gene encoding 50S ribosomal protein L3 — MSEQEIKGILGTKLGMTQVFDEDNRVVPVTVVEAGPCVVTQIRTVETDGYNAIQIAYGDIDPRKVNKPGAGHFKKAGVTPRRHLTEIRLDDVSGYEVGQDVTVEIFEGIDFVDVTGTSKGHGFAGGMKRHGFAGQGAAHGNQAAHRRVGGIGACATPGRVFKGKRMAGRMGNNRVTTQNLKVQKIDADSNLLLIKGAIPGVRGGIVTVKTAVKGGAHA; from the coding sequence ATGAGTGAACAAGAGATCAAGGGCATTCTGGGTACTAAGCTCGGCATGACCCAGGTCTTCGACGAGGATAACCGCGTTGTGCCGGTGACCGTCGTTGAGGCTGGGCCCTGCGTGGTTACCCAGATCCGAACCGTTGAAACCGATGGCTACAACGCCATCCAGATCGCCTATGGCGACATCGACCCTCGCAAGGTGAACAAGCCTGGCGCTGGTCACTTCAAGAAAGCTGGCGTTACCCCTCGCCGCCACCTCACCGAGATTCGTCTCGACGATGTGAGCGGATATGAGGTTGGCCAGGACGTGACCGTGGAGATCTTCGAAGGCATTGACTTCGTGGATGTCACCGGCACCTCCAAGGGCCACGGCTTCGCCGGCGGTATGAAGCGTCACGGCTTTGCTGGCCAGGGCGCAGCCCACGGTAACCAGGCCGCCCACCGCCGCGTCGGTGGCATCGGTGCCTGCGCTACCCCGGGTCGCGTTTTCAAGGGCAAGCGCATGGCTGGGCGCATGGGTAACAACCGCGTCACCACCCAGAACCTGAAGGTTCAGAAGATCGACGCCGATTCCAACCTGTTGCTCATCAAGGGTGCTATCCCTGGTGTACGCGGTGGAATCGTAACCGTTAAGACCGCAGTGAAGGGCGGTGCACACGCATGA